One Pelobates fuscus isolate aPelFus1 chromosome 8, aPelFus1.pri, whole genome shotgun sequence genomic window carries:
- the LFNG gene encoding beta-1,3-N-acetylglucosaminyltransferase lunatic fringe — translation MLKNCGRKLLLSLMGATLTCLLVLVVDQQRRQVVEVVPAEGSDPSIPLVVESSPAAAVEQHKTGQDVPSGKSFSAYFNKLTRVRRDVEQVATPTNGGEQGATKPPVEDITPKDIFIAVKTTMKFHRSRMDLLMDTWISRNKEQTFIFTDGEDEELQKRTGNVISTNCSAAHSRQALSCKMAVEYDKFIESSMKWFCHVDDDNYVNIRTLVKLLSRYSHTNDVYIGKPSLDRPIQATERISENKMRPVNFWFATGGAGFCISRGLALKMSPWASGGHFMSTAEKIRLPDDCTIGYIIESVLGVPLIRSSLFHSHLENLQQVHQSEIQNQVTLSYGMFENKRNAIIMKGAFSIEEDPSRFRSIHCLLYPDTPWCPQNRTY, via the exons ATGCTGAAGAATTGTGGGAGAAAGCTGCTGCTGTCCCTGATGGGGGCTACTTTGACCTGCTTGCTGGTCCTGGTGGTGGATCAGCAGAGGAGGCAGGTAGTGGAGGTCGTCCCTGCGGAGGGATCAGACCCTAGCATCCCTTTGGTGGTTGAGTCGTCGCCTGCAGCGGCTGTAGAGCAGCACAAAACCGGCCAGGATGTTCCAAGTGGCAAATCCTTCTCCGCTTATTTCAACAAGCTGACCAGGGTACGGAGGGACGTTGAGCAGGTAGCCACTCCAACTAATGGTGGTGAACAGGGGGCTACCAAACCTCCAGTGGAAGACATCACCCCAAAAGATATTTTTATAGCTGTGAAGACCACCATGAAATTCCACAGATCAAGGATGGATCTTCTGATGGACACGTGGATCTCCAGAAATAAGGAGCAG ACTTTTATCTTTACGGATGGAGAGGATGAAGAACTCCAGAAAAGAACAG gaaatgttaTCAGTACAAACTGTTCTGCTGCTCACAGCCGTCAGGCGTTATCCTGTAAGATGGCCGTGGAATATGACAAGTTCATTGAGTCTTCTATGAA GTGGTTCTGTCATGTGGATGACGATAACTATGTGAACATTCGGACTTTGGTGAAATTGCTGTCCCGGTACTCCCATACCAATGATGTTTATATCGGGAAGCCCAGTTTGGACCGTCCAATCCAGGCAACAGAGCGTATCAGCGAAAACAAAATG CGTCCCGTCAATTTCTGGTTTGCCACAGGAGGAGCTGGATTTTGCATTAGTCGTGGGCTGGCACTAAAAATGAGTCCCTGGGCAAG TGGTGGACATTTCATGAGTACCGCAGAGAAGATCCGGCTGCCTGACGATTGCACGATTGGTTATATTATCGAATCTGTGCTCGGAGTCCCATTGATTCGCAGCAGTCTCTTCCATTCCCACTTGGAGAATCTCCAACAAGTTCACCAAAGCGAGATACAAAATCAG GTGACATTGAGTTAtggaatgtttgaaaataagcGGAATGCTATTATAATGAAGGGGGCATTTTCTATCGAGGAAGATCCTTCACG GTTCCGATCTATCCACTGCCTTCTATATCCAGACACTCCTTGGTGCCCTCAGAACCGCACATACTAG